One genomic window of Punica granatum isolate Tunisia-2019 chromosome 1, ASM765513v2, whole genome shotgun sequence includes the following:
- the LOC116214104 gene encoding ribosomal RNA processing protein 36 homolog, which translates to MKKPGKDVATPSKIKFEDSEQDYSSSSEEEEEIERELADVTFEELQRARSDGSHLHKKLNEDKKSKRANKNRPMEVSCKKPVSRFREVIQATKRVVRDPRFESLCGNLDVEGFKKRYNFLYENELPAEREELQKQLKKTKSPKEMGEIKSRIAWIDKQLKESAKHTDAAILAGHKKREREATKQGKKPFYLKKSEIRKQRLIKKYHSLKEEGKLEAFIEKKRRKNASKDHRYMPYRRTSHGGQED; encoded by the exons atgaagaaaCCCGGGAAAGATGTGGCAACTCCGAGCAAGATAAAGTTCGAGGATAGCGAACAAGATTATTCATCATCCTCAGAAGag GAAGAGGAGATAGAGCGCGAGCTGGCAGATGTAACCTTTGAGGAGTTGCAGAGAGCACGGTCTGATGGATCCCATTTACACAAGAAACTTAATGAAGATAAGAAATCCAAGCGTGCTAACAAGAATAG GCCTATGGAAGTTAGCTGCAAGAAGCCAGTCAGTAGGTTTAGAGAAGTTATCCAGGCTACTAAAAGG GTTGTGCGGGACCCACGTTTTGAGTCTCTCTGTGGTAATCTTGATGTAGAAGG GTTCAAGAAAAGATACAATTTTCTTTATGAAAATGAACTTCCTGCTGAAAGAGAG GAATTGCAGAAGCAGTTAAAGAAAACCAAAAGCCCGAAAGAGATGGGTGAAATTAAAAGTAGAATTGCATGGATT GACAAGCAGCTAAAGGAGTCAGCTAAGCATACTGATGCTGCAATTTTGGCCGGgcacaagaagagagaaagggaaGCAACAAAGCAGGGAAAAAAGCCGTTTTACCTCAAGAAAT CGGAAATTCGGAAGCAGAGGCTTATTAAGAAATACCATAGTCTCAAG GAAGAAGGAAAGCTGGAGGCTTTTAtcgagaagaagaggaggaagaatgCTTCAAAGGATCATAGGTACATGCCATATCGAAGAACCAGCCATGGAGGGCAAGAGGACTAA
- the LOC116214098 gene encoding scarecrow-like protein 28, with protein MLAGCSSSTLLSPRHRLRTESPAQFPACHFQLPTSMNTQRLDLPCSNFSRKDAASTRSQSIRPVGVAISVEKPIEAKKAASCSLKQHIRLPPLTTAAPAVAVAAAAGTATSAFVESRKGGELWERGGKKKNLKRFAEEEDESRVIRAKRKRSGEKVDEFGEDDCGGGDALSMAQLGGGGGGSFWFQPSFTTAPTVPFSITCSGEGEDRACFIPGEVVSPRLPVSSIPWVDSVVTEITDLGEKDGETTSHRPSPMPGKEASGGSSTSSESHQSLTLRLNEAATSEHKVGNGSSRNPYQEAREEEENQGEYRGFEFELVSLLTACVEAIGSKNIPAINHFIAKLGDLASPRGPTISRLAAYYTEAFALRVTRLWPHIFHITMPRELDRAVDDDNSGAALRLLNQVSPIPKFVHFTSNEILLRAFEGKDRVHIIDFDIKQGLQWPGLFQSLASRANPPSHVRITGIGDSKQELIETGERLSSFAEALNLPFEFHPVVDRLEDVRLWMLHVKEGECVAVNCIFQLHKTLYDASGGALRDFLGLVRSTNPAVLVMAEQGARSNFRSLEARVVNSLRYYAAVFDSVDSSLPMESPERVKIEEMFAREIRNIVACEGSDRVERHEVFETWRKLMEEQGGFRCFGITDRERLQGQMILRMYGEYEDFQVEEQAQGRDRAALTLSWRDQPLYTVSAWAPVDHAGSSSSFSQPS; from the coding sequence ATGTTGGCGGGGTGTTCGAGTTCCACCCTGCTGTCACCGAGGCATAGATTGAGGACCGAGTCGCCCGCACAGTTCCCAGCCTGCCATTTTCAGCTGCCCACTTCGATGAACACGCAGAGGTTGGATTTGCCATGTAGCAACTTTTCCAGGAAGGACGCGGCCTCTACGCGGTCGCAGTCCATTAGGCCAGTCGGGGTCGCGATATCTGTGGAGAAGCCGATCGAGGCGAAGAAGGCTGCGAGCTGTTCTCTCAAGCAGCACATCAGGCTGCCCCCACTGACCACGGCCGCCCCTGCTGTGGCGGTGGCGGCTGCTGCAGGAACCGCCACAAGTGCCTTTGTGGAGTCCAGGAAGGGTGGGGAGCTCTGGGAGAGAggagggaagaagaagaatctgAAGAGGTTTGCTGAGGAGGAAGACGAGTCACGTGTCATCAGGgcgaagaggaagaggagcgGTGAGAAGGTGGATGAGTTCGGGGAGGATGATTGCGGAGGAGGAGACGCGCTGAGCATGGCCCAGTTGGGCGGCGGAGGTGGTGGGAGTTTCTGGTTTCAGCCGAGCTTTACTACCGCCCCTACGGTCCCATTCTCCATCACGTGCTCAGGGGAAGGAGAGGATCGCGCCTGTTTCATCCCCGGTGAAGTTGTCTCGCCCCGCCTGCCGGTTTCGAGCATCCCCTGGGTGGACTCCGTTGTGACAGAGATCACCGATCTTGGGGAGAAGGATGGGGAGACAACCAGTCATCGGCCCTCGCCCATGCCGGGGAAGGAAGCTTCAGGGGGATCAAGCACTTCGTCGGAGAGTCACCAGAGCCTCACGCTAAGGTTGAACGAGGCTGCCACCTCCGAGCACAAAGTCGGTAACGGCTCTTCTAGAAACCCGTACCAGGAAGCCcgtgaggaggaggagaatcAAGGAGAGTACAGAGGGTTCGAGTTCGAGCTCGTAAGCTTGCTTACTGCCTGCGTGGAAGCCATCGGGTCGAAGAACATCCCCGCGATCAACCACTTCATTGCCAAGCTTGGCGATCTCGCATCCCCGAGGGGACCTACCATTAGCCGGCTCGCAGCATACTACACAGAAGCCTTTGCCTTGAGAGTCACGAGGCTCTGGCCCCATATTTTCCATATCACGATgccccgggagctcgatcgggcGGTGGATGATGACAACTCCGGGGCTGCCTTGAGGCTTCTGAACCAGGTTAGCCCGATCCCCAAGTTTGTCCACTTCACGTCCAATGAGATCCTCCTGAGGGCATTCGAGGGGAAGGACAGGGTCCACATCATCGATTTCGACATCAAGCAAGGCCTCCAGTGGCCTGGGCTGTTCCAGAGCTTGGCTTCTCGGGCTAATCCCCCGAGCCACGTGAGGATCACTGGGATTGGGGACTCAAAGCAGGAGCTCATCGAGACAGGAGAGAGGCTTTCTTCATTTGCTGAGGCACTAAACCTTCCCTTCGAGTTTCACCCGGTCGTGGACCGACTCGAAGACGTGAGGCTCTGGATGCTCCACGTGAAGGAAGGCGAATGCGTCGCTGTCAACTGCATATTCCAGCTGCATAAGACACTTTACGATGCGAGTGGAGGAGCACTTCGGGACTTTCTAGGACTTGTTCGGAGCACGAACCCAGCAGTTCTCGTGATGGCAGAGCAAGGAGCCAGGAGTAACTTCCGATCGCTGGAAGCAAGAGTGGTGAACTCGCTCAGATACTATGCAGCTGTGTTCGACTCAGTAGATTCCAGCCTTCCAATGGAAAGCCCGGAGAGGGTCAAGATCGAGGAGATGTTTGCTCGGGAGATCAGGAACATAGTCGCTTGCGAGGGGAGTGACAGGGTTGAGAGGCATGAGGTGTTCGAGACCTGGAGGAAGCTGATGGAGGAGCAGGGAGGGTTCCGGTGCTTCGGGATTACAGACAGGGAGAGACTTCAGGGGCAGATGATCCTGAGGATGTATGGCGAGTACGAGGACTTTCAAGTCGAGGAACAAGCGCAAGGTCGGGACCGGGCAGCGCTCACCCTGAGCTGGCGGGATCAGCCTCTCTACACGGTTTCAGCATGGGCTCCGGTCGATCACGCGGGGAGCTCTTCGTCCTTCTCTCAGCCAAGTTGA